A genomic segment from Colletotrichum higginsianum IMI 349063 chromosome 5, whole genome shotgun sequence encodes:
- a CDS encoding Cell division control protein 2, whose product MENYQKLEKIGEGTYGVVYKARDLLNGGRIVALKKIRLEAEDEGVPSTAIREISLLKEMRDPNIVRLFNIVHADGHKLYLVFEFLDLDLKKYMESLPVADGGRGKALPEGSSEYLGRLGLGPTVVQKFMWQLCDGVRYCHSHRVLHRDLKPQNLLIDRDGNLKLADFGLARAFGVPLRTYTHEVVTLWYRAPEILLGGRQYSTGVDMWSVGCIFAEMCTRKPLFPGDSEIDEIFKIFRTLGTPTEDVWPGVTSYPDFKSSFPKWIRDESLPLCTSLDADGLELLEMMLVYDPASRISAKGACNHPYFESYPDQSAGQTTRSSRANERTNGYYGN is encoded by the exons ATGGAGAACTACCAGAAGCTTGAGAAGATCGGTGAAG GCACTTACGGTGTCGTCTACAAGGCGCGCGACCTCCTCAATGGCGGTCGTATTGTGGCGCTGAAGAAGATCCgcctcgaagccgaggacgagggcgttcCCTCCACTGCCATCCGCGAGATCTCCCTCCTCAAGGAGATGCGCGACCCCAACATCGTCCGCCTCTTCAACATCGTTCACGCCGACGGTCACAAGCTCTACCTCGTATTCGAATTCCTCGATCTTGATCTCAAGAAGTACATGGAGTCTCTGCccgttgccgacggcggccgtggcaAGGCCCTGCCCGAGGGCAGCTCCGAGTACTtgggccgtctcggcctcggcccgACCGTTGTCCAAAAGTTCATGTGGCAGCTCTGCGACGGCGTCCGCTACTGCCACTCCCATCGCGTCCTTCACCGCGACCTCAAGCCCCAGAACCTGTTGATCGATAGAGACGGCAACTTGAAGCTGGCCGACTTTGGTCTCGCGCGCGCTTTCGGTGTGCCCCTGCGCACTTACACCCACGAGGTCGTCACCCTGTGGTACCGCGCTCCGGAGATTTTGCTTGGTGGACGCCAGTACTCGACCGGTGTCGATATGTGGTCCGTCGGCTGCATCTTTGCCGAGATGTGCACTCGCAAGCCCCTCTTCCCCGGCGATTCCGAGATTGACGAGATCTTCAAGATCTTCCG CACGCTCGGCACGCCAACCGAGGATGTCTGGCCCGGTGTCACCTCGTACCCCGACTTTAAGAGCTCGTTCCCCAAGTGGATCCGAGACGAGTCTCTGCCCCTGTGCACgagcctcgacgccgatggcctcgagctcctcgagatGATGCTGGTGTATGACCCGGCCAGCCGCATCTCAGCCAAGGGTGCCTGCAACCACCCGTACTTCGAGTCCTACCCCGACCAGAGTGCTGGTCAGACCACGAGAAGCAGCCGCGCCAACGAGCGCACCAACGGATACTATGGCAACTAG